In Variovorax paradoxus, a single genomic region encodes these proteins:
- a CDS encoding ATP-binding protein, which translates to MSDFPPPDLPPQTPALQTTQVHLDGLFDVLAKHLYSTPVVAIRELIQNAHDSISRRRLEDPSFTEAGRIDVLADEAAQTLVIRDNGSGLTEQELHRYLATLGNGYTRQLRASDKDGSDELIGLFGLGFLSAFVVAEQVLVNSTSFQSPGEGWRYRSSDGRRYAVQAIDARPVGTEIHLAMRSDFNHLCSAGVLKKVLGRYCALLREPLWFDDECVNADAPPWRAAADGVVVHPAVLQRQRMAFAARMERHFEPICVIPVEPEGDSDARGLLWVQDGATYGTSDNRHLSVYVRGMLLDDEARDLLPVWAGFIGGVIESNALTPTASREDLQRDAAYQATRAHIQDALIRGLADLSQSQAPAWSRLLTRHNEALLGAALCEDELFTMLADAVRLPTSQGDLPVRSLVREGRIHLSLGQSGGFEDVLFRALQVPVARGDRYAVAGFLRQWVRDRGVQLIEIGTAAGNARMFRGEDLPESELAWLREHLAWGELVVPARFVSPELPLIAVPDREAQLKARLETDEARKRMAGAALSLARAFTQRIDASVSARLYVNLDNPAIQALLQSHREGRAVPAHAVALLRSFKAIMAPGGEELKGQPPLVELLADFSQAVAALCAPRAAS; encoded by the coding sequence ATGTCGGACTTTCCACCGCCGGACCTTCCCCCGCAGACTCCGGCGCTGCAGACCACCCAGGTGCACCTGGACGGCCTGTTCGACGTGCTGGCCAAGCACCTGTATTCCACGCCGGTGGTGGCCATCCGCGAGCTGATCCAGAACGCGCATGACTCCATCTCGCGCCGCCGCCTCGAAGACCCGTCGTTCACCGAGGCCGGCCGCATCGACGTGCTGGCCGACGAGGCGGCGCAGACCCTCGTCATCCGCGACAACGGCTCGGGCCTGACCGAGCAGGAACTGCACCGGTACCTCGCCACGCTGGGCAACGGCTACACGCGGCAGCTGCGCGCGTCCGACAAGGACGGCAGCGACGAGCTCATCGGCCTGTTCGGGCTGGGCTTTCTCTCGGCCTTCGTGGTGGCCGAGCAGGTGCTGGTGAACAGCACTTCGTTCCAGTCGCCCGGCGAAGGCTGGCGCTACCGCTCGTCGGACGGGCGGCGCTACGCGGTGCAGGCCATCGACGCACGGCCCGTGGGCACCGAGATCCATCTGGCGATGCGCAGCGACTTCAACCACCTGTGCTCGGCCGGCGTGCTCAAGAAGGTGCTGGGGCGCTACTGCGCGCTGCTGCGCGAGCCGCTGTGGTTCGACGACGAATGCGTCAATGCCGACGCGCCGCCGTGGCGCGCCGCCGCCGACGGCGTGGTGGTGCACCCCGCGGTGTTGCAGCGCCAGCGCATGGCCTTCGCGGCGCGCATGGAGCGGCACTTCGAGCCCATCTGCGTGATCCCCGTGGAGCCCGAGGGCGACAGCGACGCGCGCGGCCTGCTGTGGGTGCAGGACGGCGCCACCTACGGCACCAGCGACAACCGCCACCTGAGCGTGTACGTGCGCGGCATGCTGCTGGACGACGAGGCGCGCGACCTGCTGCCGGTGTGGGCCGGCTTCATCGGCGGCGTGATCGAGTCGAACGCGCTCACGCCCACCGCCAGCCGCGAAGATCTGCAGCGCGACGCCGCCTACCAGGCCACGCGCGCCCATATCCAGGACGCGCTGATCCGCGGTCTGGCCGACCTCTCGCAGTCGCAGGCACCGGCCTGGAGCCGCCTGCTCACGCGCCACAACGAGGCGCTGCTGGGCGCCGCGCTGTGCGAGGACGAGCTCTTCACCATGCTGGCCGACGCCGTGCGCCTGCCCACCAGCCAGGGCGACCTGCCGGTGCGCAGCCTGGTGCGCGAAGGCCGCATCCACCTGAGCCTGGGCCAGAGCGGCGGCTTCGAGGACGTGCTGTTCCGCGCGCTGCAGGTGCCCGTGGCGCGCGGCGACCGCTATGCCGTGGCCGGCTTCCTGCGCCAGTGGGTGCGCGATCGCGGCGTGCAGCTCATCGAGATCGGCACCGCCGCCGGCAACGCCCGCATGTTCCGCGGCGAAGACCTGCCCGAGAGCGAACTCGCATGGCTGCGCGAACACCTCGCATGGGGCGAGCTGGTGGTGCCCGCGCGCTTCGTGTCGCCCGAGCTGCCGCTGATCGCCGTGCCCGACCGCGAGGCGCAGTTGAAGGCGCGGCTGGAGACCGACGAGGCCCGGAAGCGCATGGCCGGCGCCGCGCTCAGCCTGGCGCGCGCGTTCACCCAGCGCATCGACGCGAGCGTGTCGGCGCGGCTTTACGTGAACCTCGACAACCCGGCCATCCAGGCGCTGCTGCAAAGCCACCGCGAAGGCCGCGCCGTGCCCGCGCATGCGGTCGCGCTGCTGCGCAGCTTCAAGGCCATCATGGCGCCGGGCGGGGAGGAACTGAAGGGCCAGCCGCCGCTGGTCGAGCTGCTGGCCGATTTCAGCCAGGCCGTGGCCGCGCTCTGCGCGCCGCGCGCGGCCTCCTAG
- a CDS encoding ATP-binding protein produces MSNVLRQHAEQQFAEELDALQKVDDRQRPANWKLSPWAVLTYLMGGKLASGFEVSPKYIGNSRLMEIAVSTLATDRALLLYGVPGTAKSWVSEHLAAAVSGDSTMLIQGTAGTSEEQLRYGWNYAELLAHGPSDKALVPSPLVHAMRLGKIARVEELTRIPADVQDTLITVLSEKTLPIPELGSEVQAVRGFSVIATANNRDKGVNELSSALKRRFNTVVLPVPSSEAEEVQIVVKRVGELGRALALPAEPPALQEVRRVVQIFRELRNGQTEDGKTRIKSPSSTLSTAEAISVINSGMALAGHFGDGVLRSADVASGLLGAVIKDPVQDQVVWKEYLETVVKERSDWKDLYRACREQL; encoded by the coding sequence ATGAGCAATGTCCTGCGCCAGCATGCCGAACAGCAATTCGCCGAAGAACTCGATGCGCTACAGAAGGTCGACGACCGGCAGCGCCCCGCCAACTGGAAGCTCTCGCCCTGGGCCGTGCTCACCTACCTGATGGGCGGCAAGCTCGCCAGCGGCTTCGAAGTCAGCCCCAAGTACATCGGCAATTCGCGGCTGATGGAAATCGCGGTCTCCACGCTGGCGACCGACCGCGCGCTGCTGCTGTACGGCGTGCCGGGCACGGCCAAGTCGTGGGTGTCGGAGCATCTGGCCGCCGCCGTGAGCGGCGACTCCACCATGCTGATCCAGGGCACCGCCGGCACCAGCGAAGAGCAGCTGCGCTACGGCTGGAACTACGCCGAGCTGCTGGCCCACGGCCCGTCCGACAAGGCGCTGGTGCCCAGCCCGCTGGTGCACGCCATGCGCCTGGGCAAGATCGCGCGCGTCGAGGAACTCACCCGCATCCCGGCCGACGTGCAGGACACGCTGATCACCGTGCTCTCCGAAAAGACGCTGCCCATTCCCGAACTCGGCAGCGAGGTGCAGGCGGTACGCGGCTTCTCGGTGATCGCCACCGCCAACAACCGCGACAAGGGCGTGAACGAGCTGTCGAGCGCGCTCAAGCGCCGCTTCAACACCGTGGTGCTGCCGGTGCCGTCGAGCGAGGCAGAGGAAGTGCAGATCGTGGTCAAGCGCGTGGGCGAACTGGGCCGCGCGCTTGCGCTGCCGGCCGAGCCGCCGGCGCTGCAGGAAGTGCGCCGCGTGGTGCAGATCTTCCGCGAGCTGCGCAACGGCCAGACCGAGGACGGCAAGACGCGCATCAAGTCGCCCAGCTCCACGCTCTCCACCGCCGAGGCCATCTCGGTCATCAACAGCGGCATGGCGCTGGCCGGCCACTTCGGCGACGGCGTGCTGCGCTCGGCCGACGTGGCGTCGGGCCTGCTCGGCGCCGTCATCAAGGACCCGGTGCAGGACCAGGTGGTGTGGAAGGAGTACCTGGAGACCGTGGTGAAGGAACGCAGCGACTGGAAGGACCTGTACCGCGCCTGCCGCGAGCAGCTGTGA
- a CDS encoding DUF5691 domain-containing protein yields MSHWNQLLQAALVGTSRQPVPPAGGMAGEFAALLQALQGGEAQGQLLRMAGAVAVGRRAGFVAPSLPPSDAPVAANDERPELKEPALQAAIADALSSGPLRLQHEGLAALAAAGLRLPNSLLPVALDAGRRAIDLRPVVTPALGERGLWLAARNDDWRYAVGASEQADARTRWDEGSLDQRVAVLREQRQGDPAGARERLAAELQQLPAKDRAALLGALAENLGPDDETLIDAQLKDRARDVRQAAVELLQRLPQSAHAQRIAAFLDPLLKQDGAAWRIDAPEAADPRWKDDAIDPARPTHEGLGERAWWLYQLVRQAPLSWWTARTGMTPAALLDWAAAGDWKDALLRGWNDAVVAAPDHDWCDAMLDRPRAQRAWVGQLLALLPRARRERHWLAELGAEGNGVQDVVGFADQACAPGETPSAELSARLAAALRMRVVRGDLANDYMLRQVLTSAAALLHSSALPALADLPRAAEETPGTANALADTARIVRARQLFLTLSSSSSSQGRP; encoded by the coding sequence ATGAGCCACTGGAACCAACTGCTGCAGGCTGCGCTCGTCGGCACCTCGCGCCAGCCCGTGCCTCCGGCCGGAGGCATGGCCGGCGAATTCGCCGCACTGCTGCAAGCGCTGCAAGGCGGCGAGGCACAGGGCCAGTTGCTGCGCATGGCGGGGGCCGTCGCTGTCGGCCGGCGCGCGGGCTTCGTCGCGCCGAGCCTGCCGCCATCCGACGCGCCCGTCGCCGCCAACGACGAACGCCCCGAACTCAAGGAACCCGCGCTGCAGGCCGCCATTGCCGATGCGCTGTCGAGCGGCCCGCTGCGCCTGCAGCACGAAGGCCTGGCAGCGCTCGCGGCCGCCGGCCTGCGCCTGCCGAACAGCCTGTTGCCCGTGGCGCTCGACGCCGGCCGCCGCGCCATCGACCTGCGGCCCGTCGTGACGCCCGCGCTCGGCGAACGCGGCCTCTGGCTCGCCGCGCGCAACGACGACTGGCGCTACGCCGTCGGCGCCAGCGAGCAGGCCGATGCGCGGACGCGCTGGGACGAAGGCAGCCTCGACCAACGCGTTGCGGTGCTGCGCGAACAGCGCCAGGGCGACCCGGCCGGCGCGCGCGAACGCCTCGCCGCCGAGCTGCAGCAACTCCCCGCCAAGGACCGCGCCGCGCTGCTCGGCGCGCTCGCCGAGAACCTCGGCCCCGACGACGAGACGCTGATCGACGCCCAGCTCAAGGACCGCGCCCGCGACGTCCGCCAGGCGGCAGTCGAACTGCTGCAGCGCCTGCCGCAGAGCGCGCACGCGCAGCGCATCGCGGCCTTCCTCGACCCGCTGCTGAAGCAGGACGGCGCCGCATGGCGCATCGATGCCCCCGAAGCCGCCGACCCGCGCTGGAAGGACGACGCCATCGACCCCGCGCGCCCCACGCACGAGGGCCTCGGCGAGCGCGCATGGTGGCTCTACCAGCTCGTGCGCCAGGCACCGCTGTCGTGGTGGACCGCGCGCACCGGCATGACGCCCGCCGCGCTGCTCGACTGGGCCGCCGCTGGCGACTGGAAAGACGCGCTGCTGCGCGGCTGGAACGACGCCGTCGTCGCCGCGCCCGACCACGACTGGTGCGATGCCATGCTCGATCGTCCGCGCGCCCAGCGTGCCTGGGTCGGCCAGTTGCTCGCGCTGCTGCCGCGCGCGCGGCGCGAGCGCCACTGGCTCGCTGAACTCGGCGCCGAAGGCAACGGCGTGCAGGACGTGGTGGGCTTTGCCGACCAGGCCTGCGCGCCCGGCGAAACGCCGTCGGCCGAGCTGTCCGCCAGGCTGGCCGCCGCGCTGCGCATGCGCGTGGTGCGCGGCGACCTGGCCAACGACTACATGCTGCGCCAGGTGCTCACCAGCGCCGCCGCGCTGCTGCATTCCTCGGCGCTGCCCGCGCTGGCCGACCTGCCGCGCGCCGCCGAAGAAACACCCGGCACCGCCAACGCGCTGGCCGACACCGCGCGCATCGTGCGCGCGCGCCAGCTGTTCCTCACCCTTTCATCTTCTTCTTCATCTCAAGGCCGTCCATGA
- a CDS encoding SWIM zinc finger family protein: MSLSTEAVLALAPDDASAKAAKGLLAPAKWPTLAFSDTAVWGECQGSGSKPYQTQVDLTGPVFRCSCPSRKFPCKHGLALMLLRAQSEASFTQGEPPPWVAEWLASRREKAEKKEARAAEPPAAPDPAAAAKRDAQRWKRIEAGTQELARWLDDQTQRGLASLGSEQQQAWSAMAARMVDAQAPGLGQRITQAAELIGVGEGWPARLLDRLGRLQLIVDAVPRRESLSPATLADLRTALGWPQDREALLAEGERVSDHWLVLGQCIDERDTRLVERHVWLQGRASGRRALLLDYAHGGRGFETGWVSGSERAAVLCFYPGHASQRALVAELPSDAPATAAPANDTPDDEWQRMARQIAANPWQPLLPMVWPDAVPSRDGERWWLRLGGAPQALPMQIAAQEAWQLLAHSGGAPLRVFGEWDGEQFAPLTAWPTGAAVGSAPVWTLTGVRI; this comes from the coding sequence ATGAGTCTCAGCACAGAAGCCGTCCTGGCGCTCGCCCCCGACGATGCGTCGGCCAAGGCCGCCAAGGGTTTGCTCGCACCGGCCAAGTGGCCCACGCTCGCGTTCTCCGACACCGCCGTGTGGGGCGAATGCCAGGGCAGCGGCAGCAAGCCGTACCAGACCCAGGTCGACCTCACGGGCCCGGTGTTCCGCTGCTCCTGCCCGAGCCGCAAATTCCCCTGCAAGCACGGCCTGGCGCTGATGCTGCTGCGCGCGCAGAGCGAAGCCAGCTTCACGCAGGGCGAGCCGCCGCCGTGGGTGGCCGAATGGCTCGCCTCGCGCCGCGAGAAAGCCGAAAAGAAAGAAGCCCGCGCCGCCGAACCGCCGGCCGCGCCCGATCCCGCCGCGGCCGCCAAGCGCGACGCGCAGCGCTGGAAGCGCATCGAGGCCGGCACGCAGGAACTGGCGCGCTGGCTCGACGACCAGACGCAGCGCGGCCTGGCCTCGCTCGGCAGCGAGCAGCAGCAAGCCTGGAGCGCGATGGCCGCGCGCATGGTCGACGCGCAGGCGCCGGGGCTCGGCCAGCGCATCACGCAGGCGGCCGAACTCATCGGCGTGGGCGAGGGTTGGCCCGCGCGGCTGCTCGACCGGCTCGGGCGGCTGCAGCTGATCGTCGATGCGGTGCCGCGCCGCGAATCGCTGTCGCCTGCCACGCTGGCCGACCTGCGCACCGCGCTCGGCTGGCCGCAGGACCGCGAGGCGCTGCTCGCCGAGGGCGAACGCGTGAGCGACCACTGGCTGGTGCTGGGCCAGTGCATCGACGAGCGCGACACCCGGCTGGTCGAGCGCCATGTATGGCTGCAAGGCCGCGCGAGCGGGCGCCGCGCGCTGCTGCTCGACTACGCCCACGGCGGCCGCGGCTTCGAGACCGGCTGGGTCAGCGGCAGCGAACGCGCGGCGGTGCTGTGCTTCTATCCGGGCCACGCCTCGCAGCGCGCGCTGGTGGCCGAGCTGCCGTCCGATGCGCCCGCCACGGCTGCCCCCGCCAATGACACGCCCGATGACGAATGGCAGCGCATGGCGCGGCAGATCGCCGCCAACCCCTGGCAGCCGCTGCTGCCGATGGTGTGGCCCGACGCCGTGCCCAGCCGCGACGGCGAGCGCTGGTGGCTGCGCCTGGGCGGCGCGCCGCAGGCGCTGCCGATGCAGATCGCCGCGCAGGAAGCCTGGCAACTGCTGGCCCATTCGGGCGGCGCGCCGTTGCGAGTGTTCGGCGAATGGGACGGCGAACAGTTCGCGCCGCTCACCGCATGGCCGACGGGTGCGGCGGTCGGCAGCGCGCCGGTCTGGACGCTGACGGGAGTGCGGATATGA
- the htpG gene encoding molecular chaperone HtpG, with the protein MADSSNTKLPFQAEVAQLLHLVTHALYSNKEIFLRELISNASDACDKLRFEALDHPELYEGQSELDVRLSFDKAARTITITDKGIGLSRQEAIDNLGTIAKSGTKDFMSKLSGDQKADAQLIGQFGVGFYSGFIVADRISVESRRAGLPADQGVRWVSGGAGDFEVADITRAERGTSITLHLRDDADEYLNAWKLKQIVGKYSDHISLPILMEKEEWKEGENDQPGDMVKTGEWETVNKANALWSRPKKDITPEQYEEFYKSISHDYEAPLAWSHNRVEGSTEYTQLLYIPAKAPFDLWNRDKSAGVKLYVKRVFIMDDAEALLPSYLRFVKGVIDSADLPLNVSRELLQESRDVKAIREGSTKRVLGMLEDLAKKQKTGPESGEGKIDVGSGESVPAPEPTEAVTDVVDKNAPTAAETAAAAADESGKYAKFYAEFGAVLKEGLGEDMGNRERIAKLLRYASTTTDAVSVSFADYKARMKEGQDAIYYITADTLAAAKNSPQLEVFKKKGIEVLLMTDRVDEWALNYLNEFDGTPLQSVAKGAVDLGKLQDEAEKKAAEEAAESFKPLLEKLKEALKDKAEDVRVTTRLVDSPACLVVQDGGMSTQLARMLKQAGQPAPELKPVLEVNAEHPLVKKLEGSSHFDDLANILFDQALLAEGGLPADPAAYVRRVNALLV; encoded by the coding sequence ATGGCTGATTCCTCCAATACCAAACTCCCCTTCCAGGCTGAAGTCGCGCAACTGCTGCACCTCGTCACGCATGCGCTTTATTCGAACAAGGAAATCTTCCTGCGCGAGCTGATCTCGAATGCATCGGACGCATGCGACAAGCTGCGCTTCGAGGCGCTCGACCACCCCGAGCTGTACGAAGGCCAGTCCGAGCTCGACGTGCGCCTGAGCTTCGACAAGGCCGCGCGCACCATCACCATCACCGACAAGGGCATCGGCCTGTCGCGCCAGGAAGCCATCGACAACCTCGGCACCATCGCCAAGAGCGGCACCAAGGACTTCATGAGCAAGCTCAGCGGCGACCAGAAGGCCGACGCGCAGCTCATCGGCCAGTTCGGCGTGGGCTTCTATTCGGGCTTCATCGTGGCGGACAGGATCAGCGTCGAATCGCGCCGCGCGGGCCTGCCGGCCGACCAGGGCGTGCGCTGGGTCAGCGGCGGCGCCGGCGACTTCGAGGTGGCCGACATCACCCGCGCCGAGCGCGGCACCAGCATCACGCTGCACCTGCGCGACGACGCCGACGAATACCTCAACGCCTGGAAGCTCAAGCAGATCGTCGGCAAGTACTCCGACCACATCTCCCTGCCCATCCTCATGGAAAAGGAAGAGTGGAAGGAAGGCGAGAACGACCAGCCCGGCGACATGGTGAAGACCGGCGAATGGGAAACCGTCAACAAGGCCAACGCCCTGTGGAGCCGCCCCAAGAAGGACATCACCCCCGAGCAGTACGAAGAGTTCTACAAGAGCATCAGCCACGACTACGAGGCGCCGCTCGCCTGGAGCCACAACCGCGTGGAAGGCAGCACCGAATACACGCAGCTGCTCTACATCCCCGCCAAGGCCCCGTTCGACCTGTGGAACCGCGACAAGAGCGCGGGCGTCAAGCTCTACGTCAAGCGCGTCTTCATCATGGACGACGCCGAGGCGCTGCTGCCCAGCTACCTGCGCTTCGTCAAGGGCGTGATCGACTCGGCCGACCTGCCGCTGAACGTGAGCCGCGAGCTGCTGCAGGAAAGCCGCGACGTGAAGGCGATCCGCGAAGGCAGCACCAAGCGCGTGCTCGGCATGCTCGAAGACCTGGCGAAGAAGCAGAAGACCGGCCCTGAAAGCGGCGAAGGCAAGATCGACGTGGGCTCGGGCGAATCGGTGCCGGCGCCGGAGCCGACCGAAGCCGTGACCGACGTGGTCGACAAGAACGCGCCCACCGCCGCCGAAACCGCCGCCGCGGCTGCCGACGAATCGGGCAAGTACGCCAAGTTCTACGCCGAGTTCGGCGCGGTGCTGAAAGAAGGCCTGGGCGAGGACATGGGCAACCGCGAGCGCATCGCCAAGCTGCTGCGCTACGCCTCGACCACCACCGACGCGGTGAGCGTGAGCTTCGCGGACTACAAGGCACGCATGAAGGAAGGCCAGGACGCGATCTACTACATCACGGCCGACACCCTGGCCGCTGCCAAGAACAGCCCGCAGCTCGAAGTCTTCAAGAAGAAGGGCATCGAGGTGCTGCTCATGACCGACCGCGTCGACGAGTGGGCACTGAACTACCTGAACGAATTCGACGGCACCCCGCTGCAGAGCGTGGCCAAGGGCGCGGTCGACCTCGGCAAGCTGCAGGACGAAGCCGAGAAGAAGGCCGCCGAGGAAGCCGCCGAGTCGTTCAAGCCGCTGCTCGAAAAGCTCAAGGAAGCGCTCAAGGACAAGGCCGAAGACGTGCGCGTGACCACCCGCCTTGTCGATTCGCCCGCCTGCCTCGTGGTGCAGGACGGCGGCATGAGCACGCAGCTCGCGCGCATGCTCAAGCAGGCCGGCCAGCCCGCGCCCGAGCTCAAGCCGGTGCTCGAAGTCAACGCCGAGCATCCGCTGGTGAAGAAGCTCGAAGGCTCGTCGCACTTCGACGACCTCGCGAACATCCTGTTCGACCAGGCCCTGCTGGCCGAAGGCGGCCTGCCGGCCGATCCGGCGGCCTACGTGAGGCGCGTCAACGCGCTGCTGGTGTGA
- a CDS encoding carboxypeptidase-like regulatory domain-containing protein yields the protein MIRVTLWTAVGPAGARWRPTFAHMWLGCAGAIAGLSCAQAQTAQPAAPVKNNPAATPAPVVADARIESIDRAQAEQARLKALIDAAPKAYEDRFMNPDASAAGDAAPEAEQPQGFRAWLVESRIGFGDATSTGYGRQRASEFGQRFEYRRETLNYGEFVLQADARHLSGDSFLSGGGIGSLGYAREATSGRFTLRNLGFPLTTRTFADTAVGDIYSELTDGLSRNYRLSLGSTTVRGASTRIFSSDLDVRAGFGERGNLAGGPYPGFEKSQGTLGWLGLTKRLGERWFTSFQIDQARNIPAYYYDPLSAQGIGRRDVTSWATSIGYGSELLRDGDIKGRATLVGSRTSSSLVPLARTDSSQGLFVEASARTGAYRHELGAYTARPNLYFGDYPLATGTRGAYWRIDRSDSRMNWGGALDFERAAPNDSFNLFGYRRASASGNFQYLLDRNTSFGGSLNLMQMRYEGASTGAASQAQSPGSRFRSVYADAFYQTRFFDWPRSRFSLSVRRNEAIVLGDGTATGQELQWEQDWIGGRFETMRPELTTTLGYARDQSSGVTRNYPTAGVQFRFWMAEGFSVTGNLRYTSQHGGLYTSRGLSGSISAEKDLAPGWRAGIAANLNQARATTVPVALNTPTLFRTNDKTVYVYLRWEGSAGSAYQTAGARTGNAGGGSVTGRVFYDANNDGQQQIGEGGVANVEVLLDGRYRAVTDRDGRFEFPLVTTGRHQLTLTSETVPLPWGPARDAGASVDVPLRGQASTSIPVIKVGQ from the coding sequence ATGATTCGAGTGACACTGTGGACTGCGGTCGGTCCCGCCGGAGCACGCTGGCGCCCGACCTTCGCGCACATGTGGCTCGGATGCGCAGGCGCCATCGCGGGACTGTCGTGCGCGCAGGCCCAGACCGCGCAGCCCGCCGCCCCGGTGAAGAACAACCCGGCGGCGACGCCAGCCCCCGTCGTGGCTGACGCGCGCATCGAATCCATCGATCGCGCGCAGGCCGAACAGGCGCGGCTGAAGGCGCTCATCGATGCCGCGCCCAAGGCCTACGAAGACCGCTTCATGAACCCCGACGCGTCCGCTGCCGGCGACGCCGCGCCCGAGGCCGAGCAGCCGCAGGGCTTTCGCGCTTGGCTGGTGGAAAGCCGCATCGGCTTCGGCGATGCCACCAGCACCGGCTACGGCCGCCAGCGCGCGAGCGAATTCGGCCAGCGCTTCGAGTACCGCCGCGAGACGCTCAACTACGGCGAATTCGTGCTGCAGGCCGATGCGCGCCACCTGAGCGGCGACAGCTTCCTGAGCGGCGGCGGCATCGGCTCGCTGGGCTATGCGCGCGAGGCCACCAGCGGACGCTTCACGCTGCGCAACCTGGGCTTTCCGCTGACCACGCGGACCTTCGCCGACACTGCGGTGGGCGACATCTACAGCGAACTCACCGACGGCCTGTCGCGCAACTACCGTCTCTCGCTGGGCTCGACCACGGTGCGCGGCGCGTCCACGCGCATCTTCAGTTCCGACCTCGACGTGCGCGCGGGTTTCGGCGAGCGCGGCAACCTCGCGGGCGGGCCTTATCCGGGCTTCGAGAAGAGTCAGGGCACGCTGGGATGGCTCGGCCTCACCAAGCGGCTGGGGGAGCGGTGGTTCACGTCGTTCCAGATCGACCAGGCCCGCAACATTCCGGCGTACTACTACGACCCGCTCAGCGCGCAGGGCATCGGCCGCAGGGACGTCACGAGCTGGGCCACGTCGATCGGCTATGGCAGCGAGTTGCTGCGCGACGGCGACATCAAGGGCCGCGCCACGCTGGTGGGCAGCCGGACCAGTTCGTCACTGGTCCCGCTCGCGCGCACGGACAGCTCGCAAGGGCTCTTCGTGGAAGCCAGCGCGCGCACCGGCGCATACCGTCACGAGCTGGGCGCGTACACGGCCCGGCCCAATCTCTACTTCGGCGACTACCCGCTGGCCACCGGCACGCGCGGCGCCTACTGGCGCATCGACCGCAGCGACAGCCGCATGAACTGGGGCGGCGCGCTCGACTTCGAGCGCGCGGCGCCCAACGACAGCTTCAACCTCTTCGGCTATCGCCGCGCCAGCGCGAGCGGCAACTTCCAGTACCTGCTGGACCGCAACACCTCGTTCGGCGGCAGCCTGAACCTGATGCAGATGCGCTACGAAGGCGCGTCGACCGGCGCGGCCTCGCAGGCGCAGAGCCCGGGCAGCCGCTTTCGCAGCGTCTACGCGGACGCCTTCTACCAGACGCGTTTCTTCGACTGGCCGCGCAGCCGCTTCAGCCTCTCGGTGCGGCGCAACGAAGCCATCGTGCTCGGCGACGGCACCGCCACCGGGCAGGAACTGCAGTGGGAGCAGGACTGGATCGGCGGGCGCTTCGAGACCATGCGCCCCGAGCTCACCACCACGCTGGGCTACGCGCGCGACCAGAGCAGCGGCGTCACCCGCAACTACCCGACCGCCGGCGTGCAGTTCCGCTTCTGGATGGCGGAGGGCTTCAGCGTGACAGGCAACCTGCGCTACACCTCGCAGCACGGCGGCCTCTACACCAGCCGCGGCCTCTCGGGCTCGATCAGCGCCGAGAAAGACCTGGCGCCCGGCTGGCGCGCGGGCATTGCCGCCAACCTGAACCAGGCGCGCGCCACCACGGTGCCGGTGGCGCTGAACACGCCCACGCTCTTTCGCACCAACGACAAGACGGTGTACGTCTACCTGCGCTGGGAAGGCTCCGCCGGCTCGGCCTACCAGACCGCGGGCGCGCGCACCGGCAACGCGGGCGGCGGCAGCGTGACCGGGCGCGTGTTCTACGACGCCAACAACGACGGGCAGCAGCAGATCGGCGAAGGCGGCGTCGCCAATGTCGAGGTGCTGCTCGACGGCCGCTACCGCGCCGTGACCGACCGCGACGGCCGCTTCGAATTTCCGCTGGTGACCACGGGGCGCCATCAGCTCACCCTCACGTCCGAGACCGTGCCGCTGCCCTGGGGGCCGGCGCGCGATGCGGGCGCGAGCGTCGATGTTCCGCTGCGTGGCCAGGCCAGCACCTCGATCCCCGTGATCAAGGTCGGGCAGTGA